Proteins co-encoded in one Maylandia zebra isolate NMK-2024a linkage group LG16, Mzebra_GT3a, whole genome shotgun sequence genomic window:
- the fbxl3a gene encoding F-box/LRR-repeat protein 3 codes for MKRMKGGEEGSDDSSCESPAEVCKKVRNQLSEDSEPHVAESLDCNWARLPQELLLHIFQYLPLLDRAYASQVCRGWNQAFHMPELWRCFEFELNQPASSYLKATHPDLIKQIIKRHSNHLQYVSFKVDSSMESAEAACDILSQLVNCSLKTLGLISTARPSFMEVPKSHFISALTVVFVNSKSLSSLKIDDTPVDDPSLKVLVANNSDTLKLLKMSSCPHVSPAGILCVADQCHGLRELALNYHLLSDELLLALSSEKHVHLEHLRIDVVSENPGQHFHTIKKSSWDAMMRHSPKFNLVMYFFLYEDEFGPFFNEEIPVTHLYFGRSVSKEVLGRVGLHCPRLVELVVCANGLRPLDEELIRIAKHCTQLSAIGLGECEVSCSAFVEFVKMCGRRLSQLSIMEEVLIPDHKYSLDEIHWEVSKHLGRVWFPDMMPTW; via the exons atGAAACGGAtgaaaggaggagaggagggaagCGATGACTCCTCCTGTGAGAGTCCAGCGGAGGTTTGCAAGAAGGTGCGAAATCAGTTGAGCGAGGATTCGGAGCCACATGTTGCTGAGTCGCTGGACTGTAACTGGGCACGGCTGCCTCAAGAGCTCCTGCTGCATATCTTCCAGTACCTGCCACTGCTGGACCGGGCTTATGCCTCCCAGGTGTGCCGTGGGTGGAACCAAGCCTTCCACATGCCTGAGCTGTGGAGATGCTTTGAGTTTGAGCTCAACCAGCCAGCCAGCTCTTATCTAAAAGCCACACATCCAGATCTTATTAAGCAGATCATAAAGAGGCACTCCAATCACCTGCAGTATGTCAGCTTCAAG GTTGACAGTAGTATGGAGTCTGCAGAGGCAGCTTGTGACATTCTTTCACAGTTGGTGAACTGCTCACTGAAGACCTTGGGCCTCATCTCTACAGCCAGGCCCAGTTTCATGGAGGTTCCAAAG TCTCACTTCATCTCCGCCCTGACCGTGGTGTTCGTCAACTCCAAATCGTTGTCTTCGCTGAAGATTGACGACACGCCAGTTGATGATCCATCTCTGAAGGTGCTGGTGGCCAACAACAGCGACACCCTGAAACTGCTGAAAATGAGCAGCTGCCCTCACGTCTCTCCTGCAG GAATCCTGTGTGTGGCAGACCAGTGTCACGGGCTCCGAGAGCTAGCGCTAAACTACCACCTCCTGAGTGATGAACTCCTGCTGGCGCTCTCCTCTGAGAAGCACGTCCACCTGGAACACTTGCGAATTGATGTGGTGAGCGAAAACCCCGGGCAGCACTTCCACACCATCAAGAAGAGCAGCTGGGACGCTATGATGCGGCACTCGCCCAAATTTAACCTGGTCATGTACTTCTTCCTCTATGAGGACGAGTTCGGGCCCTTCTTTAATGAGGAAATCCCGGTCACACACCTTTACTTCGGGCGCTCAGTGAGCAAAGAGGTCCTGGGCCGAGTGGGCCTCCACTGCCCTCGTTTGGTGGAGCTGGTCGTGTGCGCCAATGGCCTGCGTCCTCTGGATGAGGAGCTGATCCGTATCGCCAAACACTGCACCCAGCTGTCAGCCATCGGCCTGGGTGAGTGCGAAGTGTCCTGCAGCGCGTTTGTGGAGTTCGTTAAAATGTGCGGCCGCCGACTGTCCCAGCTGTCCATCATGGAGGAGGTACTGATTCCAGATCACAAATACTCCCTGGATGAGATTCACTGGGAGGTGTCGAAGCACCTGGGCCGGGTCTGGTTCCCTGACATGATGCCGACCTGGTAG